The Centroberyx gerrardi isolate f3 chromosome 8, fCenGer3.hap1.cur.20231027, whole genome shotgun sequence genomic sequence GGCATCGGAGGAACCTGGGATGGGGGTCTGCTGAGAGCCAGCGTGGAACACACAAGGATGTACAGCAGGGCACTAATAATTAATTGGGCCAATAGTGGCAATGCTGGTAATGTGCCTGCCATGGTGGTATTACTCCCTAAAAGTTGCCTTGTATTTTGCCCTATGATGCCCATTCCCCATGCTGTCTACACTGTTGTGTTCACCGCATGAAGAAGACTTAAATGTTAGGATGAGGAGGGAAATGGTTTAAGTGATAATGTTGCATACGCTCAAAGTACAACTATTCTATCCGTGTCCGTCCTTGTAGCAAGTGAAAGATTTGGCCACTGTGCAATGAACATGTGCATCCGAAGGTCAGAAAACCTAGCAGAGGTCTTCCGTTTTTGTGCATAAGTAACACTAGATGAGAGAGCACTAATATAGACTTAGTAATTTAAGTAGAAGTGAAATTCTAAGTGCTGAACTAAATAAAAAGTTCCCTCTTCAATATACTATCACACCAATTTAAGTGTAACCATTAACATTCCAATATACTTTTTGGATTGCATGTTCCTATCCATTAATTGTTTTGATCAAAAAATATATTCACATGGCAGAAGTTGaggagtttcatttcaaaatactatatatatattttgggaGAAAATTGTTCAGTATCTTAAAACTATACAAGATCCAGTCAATtgatttcattttgtgctattgaTCATTGTGCaagtaggtgtcatttttttcagacGGTCAATATCTCCTTTTAAAAGGAAACTCTTCGGTTGTACTTGGAGTTGGTCGAAGCttatcatactgtatatcactttGCAAAAGTAATGCATACAGAGCATCTAGTGGCTGAATGTAGAACTGCACAAAGTGATCTAGGTCCTTAAAGAAGCTCCTAAAACCTCATGCGTAGGCCCAGTGATTGTCCAAATTGATCATATACTTTACGCAGGTCTCCACCACAATAGGGATTCCCACAGAAAGAAACATGAAAGGCCAATTAAGAAAGGGAATAGCAATGTCCACAGATGTAATTAATGCCCAGTAAAAACAATGTGATTCTACACAGTGGCCAAATGTTTATCAACATAACATTAATTTAGAAAATCCAAAGGAAAAAAGCATTGACAATCTACCAGTGTTAATAAATATGGAATGACTAACACAGAtcgaaaataaataaaacacactaaGTGATTGTCTATCACAGCTTTCTGTACGGATCTCTATCATAATATTGCAACTTTAAATGGCATAATGATCGATGGAGGCTAGTCTGCTTTTCTTCACATCTGGCTTTACCGTactaagagtgtgtgtgatgtcctAACCCCAGATCACATTGTGTCACATTAACAACGCTACAGAGTCTGGGGTCCAGCGAATGCCAGTCACAGAAACGATTGGTGGAGATACTGATGGTGAAGAATCTAGTATAGTGCATTGTAGCTAAAAGGGCTACCCTGTGCTAAACAGCCaacaaaaggaagaggaggaaagggaggagtaAGATCAGAAAGGCAGTGTGAAAGTTATTGCTCCTTGGAGAGAAGGGTCCTTCATATTCACAGCTCGGAGTGATTGACATCCATGGACTGGATTGTGCAAAAAGTGACAGGAGGGATGAGGGCATACAGCACTCATATAGGTCTTTGAAGATTGGAAAGTTAATTCCAACTTTACTTTGATGTCATTGGTGGAAATATGTTCCGGTCGTCTTATTATAGTGGAATTTTCCTCCACTTGGTCATTGTGGTATCTATCTAATTCTGTCTGCTCGAATCACGTGTCAAGGCCCTTAGACGTAAGGAATAAGGGAAGGGGGTGAGGGGAGTTTTGGGAAAGAGGTGGGGTTTATTGTGAGGTCCTACTAgtctctgattggttgtttCTGATTGATTGTTCGAAAGCAGTCCAGCTTTTATTGGACGGAATTATTGCAGCGACAAAAAATGATTGATAGGATGGCAAATCTGCCAGATTCTGTTTCTCGCAAAATAgaatatttatgtatatatctTCACCTTGAAAAGTAGTAgccattattttctttttaaatcctTCATATGCTCTCTTTACATTTCTATAAGTTCTCATCAGAAGGATGCAATACCTTCTTTACATATCAACAAAATCCAGACAAGGCTTTTATATATCAACAAACCCGAATCAACTCCCGGTTTTACCCCAATATTCTTTTACAAGTCTCATTTCAACTTTACAAATTCTGTACACATgaaactatcaaataaaataaaaacacatagacAAGGTATAGTCAGCCACATTGGACTGCTGTATTTTTAAATTAGGACTAACTTATTTTAACAGAACAAGAAGTAATACTGGAATCCGCTCTGCACTAGAAGAATATCTACAATAGCTTCTCTAAATTCACACAATTCCCTCCCCCATCCGGCCTCTTCACCATTTcatcatgtgaaaaaaaaaaaaaatcaaacaaacaaaaagattttttttcaaagttaaaacaaattaacttacccagttttttttttaaaagattgaCAGCTTAAAATTGTTCCTAGATGTTTAAAGTCTGTACATTTCTggtcagtcagttcagttcaggagagaggagaaagcccCACTTAGGTTGCGGCTGGGGGCGCATTTCATTTATATATACATTCTTCAGACTGTATCGGTGAACAGGATGGGATAAGTGCTGGACATTCCTAGTATTGTTGGCGGTAACTGTAAGTTTCTGGCGGATGACTCCTCAATTCCCCCGGCCTCATCTCGGGCTGGGCGGGCTCTGGAATATGTGGTTGCCACGATGATGACGCAGTCAACATGGCCGCTGTCATCTTGTCGGACCCGGCGGTCTTCTTATTCTGGTGGTCCTCCGCTGATGCCGATTGGTGCGGTGGGACCACAGGCAGTCACTTGGGCATGGCCATGGCAGAGTTGGGGTCGGGGTTGAAGAGTTCCTTGTAGAGCGGAGGGAAGAGGACGTTGACGGTTTCGGGGTGGAGCTGCTGGAAGGCCTGGAGCTCCTCTGTGTGGAGCGTACACAGGGCTGACAACGTCGGGATACGGCTGATCAGCTGCCAGACAACAGAGAGACGGAAAGTTAGACTAATAAGCTGCGGTGGCCCAGAGGCAGGGATGGGATTAGAAGTTATTTTGTCATGTAAGTGTTGAGTTTCATAACTTTTATTGTGTACATCGCCCCACTTCTCCTTGAGGCCTGGGGAGCTGCTACATCAGTGTTTGGAGTGTGGCACTTTTGACTGGGCTGTTCCTTTAGCCTAAGGCTTCATGATCAAAGCAAAGTGCCTTGGGCTACCTTAGTGTGACTTAACTTGCTACCTGAGCTAGTCCAGGCCTACCTTAGCCAGTGCATCCTCGTCCATGTGGTTCTTCTGCATGATGTGCTGCAGAGCAAAGTAGATCTTTTCCTGGAGCTTCTGGACCTTCCGGGGCTCCATCAGCCACGGCCggtctgaaaaataaaacaaaacaaacaaataaatatgttatTCACTTTTATGCTTTCCAGGTAATCCGCAAAGGAAAGACCAGTCTGGACAAAAAATGTTCCAGtattaataagtgttgatttttcagctgacaagtgttgattggagcaTTGTTTGTCtgctcatagagctgatatggctctggggcaggtgttcaaaactatctaaaagcataaaattaactctgatgggttgGACTTATATAATTACTGGCatggtgttgatttttacattctgagagttaaattaacactgacgatTTTGCTGGGTGATACAGACAAATGCAGAATAGAACCTGCTCGTTTCGTTTACCACTAAGTGTCTTGATTTAGAGCAAGCGCAGAAGAAACCAAATGTAAAGGCAGATTGCTTCCCGCATTGTAATAATAGTGTGCAGCATTGGGGGATGTGCACTGACCTGTGGAGATGAGTACTGCTGCTGAGAACAGAgctatctcctcctctgtcagctGCAACGAACACAGACTCTTGGCAAAGTCAAACACCGCACTCACTAAGTCATCACAACCTTCAGGGagggaaacaaagagaggaCAGGGAAATGGAGAGGCAGACAAAAAAAGGGAGATTTTCAGTGGACTATATTCATTCTGGTCATGCGTTCATGAGCAAAAATGCCTCACAGGGAAGAGGAAATGGAGTTTGAGTTGAACCAGCATAATCTATGTGTTTGGAGCATAAAAGTAGAGAACATAGAGTAGAATTAGGTGATAGTAGAAATATCTTACCTAGTGCTTTGAACATCTGCATGCCTCCGTACTTCCCCTCAAAGAGCACAGTGTTGTTGAGAGGGTTAAACGCCCGGCACATCCTCACCAAGACTACTTCCAGACAACCtggaagaagggagggggagagattgGGTGAACCTGACAGTAATATGGATGCAGCCACGTTACTAGCCACAAGGCAAAAAGAACATGAAATCAcaggacttttatttttcttccctgAAATACATTCTTCTGAGCTGTGACAAGATATGGAGATAGGCATTGGCCAGGTCCTGTTCCCATACCTATGACCTTACGAATAAGGAGGAATAGCAACACAAGACTCTCACCTGACTTGAGCAGGAGGATCTGGTCATTCTGGCACAGCTCCATGAACCCTGAGATGCGCTTGGCGAACTCCACCACGTACTGGATGGCATGGGTAATCTGGATGGCACACTGCTGCCATAGCACGTCCCGTgtctgaaaacaaacacacccagtTTGAGATGATTTATGTACTTATATTCAGGTCAGTCAACAAAAACGTAAAAGAAAAAGCATATGTAAAATGttactttttctttctgttcctctttctgtatttcttacACACTCATATTACAATTGTTATTACTATGACTACCACTTTGTAAAATACagaggactttttttttcccctgttaaGAGGAAGggctgaattgaatttgaatttctaCTAATGAAATAGCTATTTTCTTATTTCGAACGTCCAAAGTACAATATCAGCAAATTGCCTTTGTGTGTTTCATCATTTCTCATTGTAGGAAAGTTATTTCAAAGCCTTCCGTAGTAATGACCAATAATGCATTAGACACAGAGGTACGAGCGGTTAGGTTACAGTGGTGGAACCGAACTACTGAgatgtgcgtgcacacacacacacacacacacacgcacacacacacgcacagacccTCAACTTTCTTCACCAGTTCTACAATTCCCAGCTGCTCCTGCTTTTCTACTTAACACGATAAAGGAAAAAAGAgtaggagaaaggagaggaaaaatagGAATAGGAGCTACATGGAACATTGGAAAATCAAATGTGCTCAGGCAATACAGATGAGGATGgcatcataacacacacacacacactcactcaccttGCTCTGGTACATCTTGACGTCCTCATAGGAGTGTGTCTGCCAGGCTAGCTGCTGCAGCTCGTCTGCTGTGTACTGACATGTCTCCAAGTGGGACTTGATGATGTTCTGGGCAATACGGTCTGGAAGGGAGGgattgtttgttcattcattaatttattcattgcCATCCAATatctttattcattcattcataaatttGATACAGAGTGgataaaaagatgaagaaatactgttttaaaagAATAAATTATGTATTTCCATATGGTAAGAACTAGTATGTGAATAGGGTAAGCATGTTGGAACATACTCAACATATCTATGTGAATACCACACACTATAGACGTGTCCCTATAtgttgagaaaaataaatagacTTGTGCTAAAGGCCTGAGCTGCACATACAATAATATGACACCTTGTCAGCTAGTTGTGTGTAAGCCTGTCTGATCTCCTCTTCTGCTCTCAGATTAGCACTCTGACTCACGCTTTCTACCGCGACTACTTTTTGTGTAAACGGTCATGTTCCTTATGTAGATTTCAAACAGTAAACCATGGTActgtattttaaaaaacaagGCCTAGGTTTAACCATCTCTGTCATTAACATGTTATACGCATGGAGCAGCATGTCATGCAGTCTTTACCCAGCTCTCCCATGCTGACGTTACTGGGTCCCAGCTGACTGTCCTGGTAGCCCCCATAGCTGAACAGGTTGGGTACTGGCGTCAGGTCATACACCGGCTCCTGCTTAATGTGCTTCATGCCTGACATGTCCAACCCCGACTGGTCCGGAGACGGCTGGGTGGAATCCATCCCATAGTAACCGCCTGGTACTCCACCTCCGTTACCGTGGCCACCCTTGGGCAGCTCAATGACATGACCGTTGGCATAGGTGCCCCCAATCTCGTGGTTGAGGGTGGACAGTCCGTTGGTGAGGCTGGATGAGTAAACGCGGGCCAGGGCTTCCGCCTCACCcgtctgctgctgcctctgctccTGCAGGCGCGCCTGGTGCTTCTGGACCTCTGCGTACAGGCTGTCGCGCTGCTTCTTGGACATGCGGCCAAACTTTACCGCTgtagggggagacagaggaatgggaggggggagggacaTTTTTACAtagggcaaaaaaaaatctgtcacaaCCTTGCAGCTCCTCCAAGTGCATGAATCAAAAAGAACCAAAGAAATGTGATTCAATGTGAATTCAGCTTGCTGTTGGAGAACAATTGAATTCAATTATTAAAAACAGCatgttataataacaataataacaataataataataacattttatttataacacACTTTTCATTGAAAACTAAGCAATGGGGTAGACAGAAGTGGCAGGCTATTTGCAACTCCAGTGAATAACTGTATGTGCTTATTTGTATGTGCCAATACTGAGCTCCCACGCGGGTCCGTGTGCGCATATACATCTATGCGTTCCTGCACATCTTTTTGTGTACATGCACGTCTTGATCAGTACATTTTGCATATATTTATtcatatgcatatgtgtatatactgaGCTCTCACCATCTCTGGACATTCCGAGGGCGAGGCATTTCTGCAGGCGGCAGTGTTGGCAGCGGTTGCGGTTGGTTCTGTCGATGAGGCAGTTCCTCTGGCGGGGGCAGGAGTAGGATGCATTGTTCTGCTGACTCCGTCTGAAGAAACCCTGGTTACATGTCAGTGAAGAGAGTTACAGATCCCCGTCGGACAATACATGTACattaaagcaaacaaaacagGCTTTTTTATGATGTTAAAAGGAAACAATATAGAAAGTCTCACCTTACATCCCTCACACGTAATGACTCCATAGTGGATACCTGATGATTTGTCTCCGCAGATTTTGCATGGTATAACTTCGATTTGGgctgcaggcagagagaggaaagaaaagacatgCATTACATAACCGAGGTAATGTAAAACACGCTTTTCACACACGTTTGCGTACCAGTGCTGAGGGCAACTCCTGCTTCAGTCACCTCACTTTTCCGCTTTTCAGACCTCAGTTGGTGGGCTAATTAGAGGTTAAAAAACAGTACATAACCTGGCTGGCTGTAGGACCTGACTGAGgctacaatgtgtgtgtgtgtgtgtgtgtttagtagtGTGGATGGCTTCAGGAAGCAACTTCACAAGGTGAGCAGGGCACAATGACATCTGGACGTTGTGTATGTTCCTGTAGGAGGTTTTCTAATGACAGGGACATTGAGGAcagcacatgtacacacgcacacacacacacacacactcacacacgcacacactcacacagacacacgcacacaccccagGACTGCATTATTTGTGTGTGGGTTCTTTGTGTTTCATTTGAAGGAGAGGTTAGAGAGGTTCCTTGTAATGAAATAACAGGTTACATCAccgaaggacacacacattcacacacactctctttctctctctctctcacacacacacacacacacacacacacacacacacagactacagATCTACAGTTCTACAGACTTTCACGTAATGCTTCCAATAttacgtttttctttttttttttttttttttttttacaaataaacCAATGTAAGTAGAGATACACTTTTCACTAGTTATCAAAATTAAACATCTTCATTCACATCAGTAATTTACTTACTGTGTATAGGCAGCTCCATGTACAGTCACAACCAAAGGCACAGAATATGAACACTGACGTATCTCAATGTAACATGCACAACATGTCTCTGACCATAGTATCCATAATAGCCATATGGAAAGAGAAAGCGCAGGTACTGTTAAGAGATATCAGATCGATCTAGAGGTAGACAGGTATGTCTGCTGAGATGGCACACCCTCTATAAAGAGATTAGACAGCCAATCTAATCCTAAATTATTTCCCGACGTGCTGGTTCCCTCTGCTGAGCACTGGCTTAGCCACAGCTGAAACAGCCATTCAACAGTAATCTCCTTGCATACTGCTACCTGTAGGAAACTTTGCAAGTTTAATGAACTTTTCAAGAACATGTAGTTCATCAATAGACAAAGTCAACAGCCAGAACTGGAAATACAAGTGTGTTTCTACCTATTCAATCCTGAAGAACATTACCAAATGTATATTATGCAACTGAAGTTGGTGCTTCAGACTTTATATGTATTTGCAGACGAGtatgtttttgtgcatgtgtgcatatgtgcatgtgtgtgtgtgtgtgtacaccacaGTACATTGTGTCTTGTTATCTTTTGTATATAAAGTGTTCATATGTGCTGGATGGACAGTATGAATTGTCTTGCtatgtgggtgtgggtgtgtctgtgtgcatgtgcaaatgCTAAATGCCTGAAGAGGAATGAGTGTGCAGTATACATAATGGGATAATCCTATAGAGATGAGGATCACCGGAGAGAGTTCTGTCTGTCTAAGTGGCGCAGACAGTAATTGCTCTTCTAGTCTATACACTGTATACTATTCCTGCTGCACCTAAGGAAGTTTGCCTGTCATATCGCCAAATCGCAGCCttttaacacacactcacagacagaatATCAGATTATTCATGTGAATGAATCCCCCGATCCCCTGCTTTGTATTGTATTCTTTCTGCATGGACTTGAACACCCTGTTGGACAGCACAGGTTATccatacaggagaagagagctGGTAAGACGGAGAAGGTGATGGAACAAGTTTCTCTCACTATGTAtcatctagaacgataactataaagatgactataaactataatgatacattgttgctcaagcattcacactacaacggTATCTGTGATAAAGTGATAAAGTTCCTCAGCAAACGAAGTATCACTGCAGTGCGCTACCAACTTCTCTACCCCCTTCTTTCTTACagatttaatttgattggttggaaATGTTTCATCGTTAGTTACTGCAACCACAAAATCACTTTGAGGTCGACCCAGAAATCTAGTTATAGTTGCTTTTGGATGTGTTTATAGGTAtcgttgtagtgggaacacagatatttctatttaaatgtttttatagttatagttatctttatagttattgcTCTAGATGTGATTGGGCCTTTAGTCCCTTACATTATTCTCCACTACTGCTTCTTCGTTGCATCTTCAAATTACTATTTAAGTATAGGAGCTCAAACTCAACCATAGACTGTTGTGCCCTTTCATAACTGATTGTCCATCAATGAACGGTATATTGGAGGAGTATTTGATGACATGCTGTTAGAGTGTGTGCTGTAGATTGTGCAGCTCGTACTGAGAGTTCTGGTGTGGTTCAAGACGTGACCCATTTACACCAGTTCCTGGCCAACTGGCTCCAAACTGGGTCAGAGCAGAGCACTGGACTGGGACGACACATagactacacacatacacacacacacacacacacacacacacacacacacacacacagagctgtcaaTGAACACGGCCTGTAACAAACTATTTATAGTCTGTAAAACAGGTCAGTTGCGCTTCGGGACATGGCCATTATCAACAGTCTAAATATGAGCAGTAAACAGAAGACAGGACAACGGTGTGTCAGCAaggattgtatgtgtgtgtgtgtgtgtgcgcgcatcaTCGTATCTCCCTCATTCTTCCCATTGCTGCTGTTTATCACGTACCTTTACTGAAACACTTTGATCAAATTGTTAATCGCTAAACAAGTGAATGTCTATGGGTAAAGACTAGCTGAATGTATCCAGCCCACTCTGCTGCTGGGATGTGGATATACATACTTATTTGTATTGATTTCCAGTAAAACTTCTTCACAGTTTTCCTACCTTAGaggcttgtttttttattctgttgctcTCCAATGATTGGAATATATCTCTACTCTATGTCTTTTTACCCCATGGGAGATTGTACTCTTCTTTGTATCACATAATTACGCCCAAAGGAGCATGGGCGTGTGGGCATGTGCATTGTTTTAGTGTGCATTTCAGAGTACTTGTGTTTCAGAGAGGGTTTGAGTGAGCGTTACACACACTGTGTTGCAAacatagagacacagagaaaaagaaagtatgtgtgcatgtgtgtgtatatttgatAAAGtgtttgcgagtgtgtgtgtgtgtgtgtgtatgtgagtgtgggtgtgtgcattgTCGAGTGTGTGCTCATTGCCAGCGGAGACTGTCAGGTAGGATATAGGGAGACGGTCATGACAGCATCGCTGTTGCCAGGGTGACCACCCACTCGCTGCGCTCGTCTGGCTGTCACAGCAATGATTTGCTAAGCTGTCACACTCTTAAAGGAAGTGATGTCATGGTTGTGTGGAGCCAACTCGGTGTATCATCACTATTCGTACTGTCGCCCTCTCGCTCGCCTCCTTCCCAGCCTGCACCCAACAGTGGGGGCTCGCTTTGTAAAGTGTTTACCAAAGGACTCCCACTTCCACATCTAGTCAACAATACGCGCTTGCTGCCTTGTTATACTGTCGCTGTAATGGCAGAATTAAGACACGTGTAATCTGTTGCGTGTTTAGAAGACGCTCTGGTCTTATTGTTTTTAGAGGAAAAGTGTGGCTGTACAATAATGCATGTTGGGCATTTCCTTTCCTGGTATTACATTAGAGAAACAAACTCACAGCTTCTAAGCTGTAGTGAAAGTGAATTCCTAAAATAGAACTCCAGAGTAAGGAGTCTAATGCAGCTATTCCCCTAACCTCTCTTGATGGGCATCCATTTCTGGACAAAGCCTTGGTGAAAAAAGCCATTCAGTGCTGGTTTTTGGAGATTACTGTGCTCCTAGCTACCTGTGTTTCACAGATATGGGGGCGGGACTTGAGTTGACCTACTCTGAGCTGAGCAGACTGACAGCCTCCTCAGCCAGTGGGAGCACGAGTGTTATCCTGAGGTTATTATGTAAGAGCGGGACTGCAACGCTGGCGATTCCACAGCTAAGAGGAGGATCAGGACCACACAATctcttgagagagagagtgagagaaagggggagagggagagagggatataGGAGAGAACTCGGCAAAGATAGTCGTTAGGCCATATTGTAATCAATgcgtgagagagtgtgtgcacaaGCATGAGTGCGTgcacacgtgcatgtgtgtgtagccgATTGCGGCCATGAGGGCTGTATTGAGCTGGCACGTGTGTTATGATAATTGATTTTTAATGAAGTGAGGATCTCCTGTGTATTTCCTGGGCTGGCCCTCTCTCTAAATAGAGCCCTAATTATCTACATTACACTGCAGAGAAAAAAGCAGCAGCCTAGCACCAATAGCTTAACAATACTTCATCTAAACTACATAAGTAGCTCACACATACAGGGTTATGAGCACAATTTTctgtaaggacacacacacacacacacacacacacacacagatggacgtGACCCTTTAACATTCCAGCGCTACCTCTCCATACTGATATTGTAACAGCAAATTAAGACCACTAGGTGTTGCTGTACATGttactttgtttctgtgtgtgtgtcggtgtgtgtctgtgtgtgtgtatatgtgttgcATAAGGGGCAGACTGGACATgcatgtttcattcattcagcctGGGGGGGGTGGGTCTACAACAGAAACATAcccaaagcaacacacacacacacagtcatgcagtAACAATAATACTTTGAATCGCTTTGTTGAATCGCTTTCTGCTATAACTTTTGCCAATGCAAGACACTTAAGAAATGCATACACAACCCCTGCTGTAGTCTCAGGGGTTGATTTGTTGGGGATGAATGTGGGTGGCATCTCCACTGTTCACAAAAAATATGCATTACTGCTTCCTAGTTAACTAGAGATCTTCTGGGAAAATGAAGGAAATCAGCACTTTACCCACCACTCTCCTTGTTAAAGTTGAACAACTCATGCGCTGCTCTTAGATGTCTATATACTGTGAATTATACTATCATTGTTCACCATccatttcagttcagtctgtttgtctttttcatTTGTCTCTGAGTCTTCCTTCTCCCTGTAAGTGGCTGTGTGACTGGGAAATCATTTCAGTTTCTGTATTTCATAATCTATTTCCATCTCGCAGCGTAGCGCTGTCTTCCCTGTCTCCTCGCTGCCTAGAGAGGAACAAGCGATTTCCCCGACGATGATGAAAAACACGGAGAAACTTTTGGTGGCGTGATAGCTGAGTGgattaacacacacagctgggaaTAGCGTATACCAATGCTGCTTGGGTTATATCCCCTGTGTCTCCTGTCATGTTTTCACATCATACTGTCCCATTAAAATCAATGGAATACTGCCACTGCATATGGTTTCAAACGGACTCACGCTATGTGCTGTCAtacttttctcttctctcttcgctgtctcttttcactgtcTGAAACATCTAATAAAAATATTGAAGGGTGGTGGACTATCTGCTCtcctcaaaaaaaaataaaaaaaataaagtgcatttcagtCACTTTAATCTGTCctccatactgtatgtcttcacTACTTCAGTCGCTCTTTGTGACTCAGACACCTGCGTGTTTACCATAaataccatcatcatcactgctACTGACCTATCCGATTTTAACAATGAAGCCTAATGCTAAACATGCAATCAGTGATTTGATCGATAGCACCGCTGTTGCCCCATCAATTGCATTTCTTCTGTGTATTTGGAACCAACTTGTAAACAGTAAAAAGAAGCGTATCATTCCCGATTCAAGCGTCTAGGCCTAACCTGACCGATAAACATAACACTGACATTCTTAGATGAACCATCACTGCGCTTCACAGTCTTATTATTGTAACGAGACGCAGTCACCCCGCTGTCCCTTTCGGTCCGCAGAGTGTCTTTGTTTGTACAGTCTACCAAAGGACGCTGTGTGTTATAGTAATAATCATA encodes the following:
- the rorb gene encoding nuclear receptor ROR-beta, which produces MRAQIEVIPCKICGDKSSGIHYGVITCEGCKGFFRRSQQNNASYSCPRQRNCLIDRTNRNRCQHCRLQKCLALGMSRDAVKFGRMSKKQRDSLYAEVQKHQARLQEQRQQQTGEAEALARVYSSSLTNGLSTLNHEIGGTYANGHVIELPKGGHGNGGGVPGGYYGMDSTQPSPDQSGLDMSGMKHIKQEPVYDLTPVPNLFSYGGYQDSQLGPSNVSMGELDRIAQNIIKSHLETCQYTADELQQLAWQTHSYEDVKMYQSKTRDVLWQQCAIQITHAIQYVVEFAKRISGFMELCQNDQILLLKSGCLEVVLVRMCRAFNPLNNTVLFEGKYGGMQMFKALGCDDLVSAVFDFAKSLCSLQLTEEEIALFSAAVLISTDRPWLMEPRKVQKLQEKIYFALQHIMQKNHMDEDALAKLISRIPTLSALCTLHTEELQAFQQLHPETVNVLFPPLYKELFNPDPNSAMAMPK